In Ilumatobacter fluminis, the following proteins share a genomic window:
- a CDS encoding acyl-CoA dehydrogenase family protein translates to MGSSTIEHAAKVARDNAVEAERLRRLPEATVDALADAGALTLCLPASYGGTGLGPLAMIDAVAEIAAGDASAGWCAGIASVTSSLAIFLDSAVAASVFDTPSVASGGVFAPNGRGVVEGDSVRVTGRWQWGSGTQHCAWIVGGAMCDDGTQRICFFRSDDVDFHDTWHVGGMRGTGSLDFSVDGVTVPLDHTIRVGVDQPTVDDPVARFPNFTLLALGIAATGIGNARRALDELRDLAVGKTPQFSSKTLAQSGFAQTEFARAEARWRAARALLRTEVGAAWDAAVAGRPVDVDARVAMRLAAAHAASECVGVATAAYELAGGSAVYDTSTLGRCVRDAHVVTQHIMVAPKLNETLGKHLLGAEFDARMI, encoded by the coding sequence ATGGGGAGCAGCACGATCGAACACGCGGCCAAGGTCGCACGCGACAACGCCGTCGAAGCCGAGCGGCTTCGACGCCTGCCGGAGGCGACCGTCGACGCATTGGCCGACGCCGGTGCGCTCACGCTGTGTCTTCCGGCTTCCTACGGCGGTACCGGACTCGGGCCGCTGGCGATGATCGACGCGGTCGCCGAGATCGCCGCGGGCGATGCGTCGGCCGGGTGGTGCGCGGGCATCGCGTCAGTCACGTCGTCGCTCGCGATCTTCCTCGACTCGGCCGTGGCCGCATCGGTGTTCGACACGCCGTCGGTGGCGAGCGGCGGCGTGTTCGCCCCGAACGGGCGTGGTGTCGTCGAGGGTGACTCGGTTCGCGTCACCGGGCGTTGGCAGTGGGGGAGCGGTACGCAGCACTGTGCGTGGATCGTCGGTGGGGCGATGTGCGACGACGGCACCCAACGGATCTGTTTCTTCCGCTCCGACGACGTCGACTTCCACGACACCTGGCACGTCGGCGGCATGCGCGGCACCGGTTCGCTGGACTTCTCGGTCGATGGCGTCACGGTGCCGCTCGACCACACCATTCGTGTGGGCGTCGACCAGCCGACGGTCGACGACCCGGTCGCCCGGTTCCCGAACTTCACGCTGCTCGCGCTCGGCATCGCAGCGACCGGCATCGGCAACGCCCGTCGGGCGCTCGACGAGTTGCGCGATCTCGCCGTCGGGAAGACCCCGCAGTTCTCGTCGAAGACGCTCGCCCAGAGCGGCTTCGCCCAGACCGAGTTCGCCCGTGCCGAGGCCCGCTGGCGAGCCGCCAGGGCCCTGCTGAGGACGGAGGTCGGCGCGGCGTGGGACGCTGCGGTGGCCGGTCGCCCGGTCGATGTCGACGCCCGGGTCGCCATGCGGCTCGCTGCCGCGCACGCTGCGAGCGAGTGCGTCGGCGTGGCGACGGCGGCCTACGAGTTGGCCGGCGGGTCGGCCGTGTACGACACCTCGACCCTCGGTCGGTGCGTCCGTGACGCCCACGTCGTGACCCAGCACATCATGGTGGCCCCCAAGCTCAACGAGACGCTGGGCAAGCACCTCCTCGGCGCCGAGTTCGATGCCCGCATGATCTGA
- a CDS encoding glycoside hydrolase family 65 protein, producing MKIRPGKASIPRHRFPVEPWRLVETEPDERDLGLTETLFANGNGYIGMRANPSEGRNAHTHGTYLNGFHETWDIKHAENAFAFAKTGQTIVDVPDAKLMKLYVDDEPLLLANAELQHYERAVDFRTGVSHRDLVWRTPAGKIVHVRTERMVALAHRHLAVLSLEVTIENGDAPIVVSSQLLNRQDGEDEYHVRSAALGEGRDPRQASRFDHRVLEPREQRHADPDDPAGGEVSLGYRCVNSGMTMAASYRHEVQTDCECEVETSVGHDLAKTVFTFDAHEGQTIRLVKYVAYHSSRGVPPQELADRCHRTIERARDVGRDALYAEQREWLDEFWARSDVEVVGDPAAQQAIRLNLYHLAQATARTHEQGVAAKAVTAGGYDGHYFWDTEVYVLPFLAYTNPDAARKLLRFRYRMLDKARERATELSQKGALYPWRTINGEEASAYYAAGTAQYHINAGIMYALERYLYATGDVEFLADEGAEMLVETARLYEDLGFFGTNGSTHFHIHGVTGPDEYTTVVNDNLYTNVMARFTMRYAARCVAFLREFAPDSYARLVRRTGLTDDEPLGWHRACDAMYLPYDEDLGIHPQDASFLDKERWDFSETPSDKYPLLLHYHPLVIYRFQVLKQADVVLAMFLRREVFTDDQKRRNFDYYDPLTTGDSSLSACVQSIAAADIGYDDLAWKYFEQSLYLDLSDAHQNTSDGMHIANAGGVWAALVHGFGGMDDNGEVLTVRPRLPEAWQALTYHLHRHGSDITVRVDADGATIEVTTGNPVPVRSGDDIVLVEPGSSTRVPPA from the coding sequence ATGAAGATCAGACCCGGCAAGGCGAGCATCCCGCGCCATCGCTTCCCCGTCGAGCCGTGGCGGCTCGTCGAGACCGAACCCGACGAGCGAGACCTCGGCCTCACCGAGACGTTGTTCGCCAACGGCAACGGGTACATCGGCATGCGTGCCAACCCGAGCGAGGGTCGCAACGCCCACACCCACGGTACATACCTCAACGGCTTCCACGAGACGTGGGACATCAAGCACGCCGAGAACGCGTTCGCGTTCGCGAAGACGGGTCAGACGATCGTCGACGTGCCCGACGCCAAGCTGATGAAGCTCTACGTCGACGACGAACCGCTGCTGCTCGCGAACGCCGAGTTGCAGCATTACGAGCGGGCGGTCGATTTCCGCACCGGCGTGTCGCACCGCGACCTGGTGTGGCGCACCCCCGCCGGCAAGATCGTCCACGTCCGCACCGAGCGCATGGTCGCGCTCGCCCACCGCCACCTGGCCGTGTTGTCGTTGGAAGTGACGATCGAGAACGGCGACGCGCCGATCGTCGTGTCGTCACAGCTCCTGAACCGCCAGGACGGCGAGGACGAGTACCACGTCCGTTCGGCGGCACTCGGCGAGGGGCGCGACCCGCGCCAGGCGTCGCGGTTCGACCACCGCGTCCTCGAACCCCGCGAGCAACGGCACGCCGACCCCGACGATCCGGCCGGTGGCGAGGTCAGCCTCGGCTACCGCTGCGTGAACAGCGGCATGACGATGGCCGCCTCGTACCGCCACGAGGTCCAGACCGATTGCGAGTGCGAGGTCGAGACCAGCGTCGGGCACGACCTGGCCAAGACGGTGTTCACCTTCGACGCCCACGAGGGCCAGACGATCCGACTCGTGAAGTACGTGGCCTATCACTCGTCGCGCGGCGTGCCGCCCCAGGAACTCGCCGACCGCTGTCACCGCACGATCGAGCGGGCTCGCGACGTCGGCCGTGACGCGCTCTATGCCGAGCAGCGCGAGTGGCTCGACGAGTTCTGGGCCCGCTCCGACGTCGAGGTCGTCGGCGACCCCGCCGCACAGCAGGCGATCCGCCTCAACCTGTACCACCTGGCGCAGGCGACGGCCCGCACCCACGAGCAGGGCGTTGCTGCCAAGGCCGTGACCGCCGGTGGCTACGACGGCCACTACTTCTGGGACACCGAGGTGTACGTCCTGCCGTTCCTCGCGTATACGAACCCCGACGCAGCTCGCAAGCTCCTCCGGTTCCGGTACCGGATGCTCGACAAGGCCCGCGAACGTGCGACCGAGCTCAGCCAGAAGGGCGCCCTGTACCCGTGGCGGACGATCAACGGCGAGGAGGCCTCGGCCTACTACGCCGCCGGGACCGCCCAGTACCACATCAACGCCGGCATCATGTACGCCCTCGAGCGCTACCTGTACGCGACGGGCGACGTGGAGTTCCTCGCCGACGAGGGCGCCGAGATGCTGGTCGAAACCGCCCGGCTCTACGAAGACCTCGGCTTCTTCGGCACCAACGGGTCGACGCACTTCCACATCCACGGTGTCACGGGCCCCGACGAATACACGACGGTCGTCAACGACAACCTGTACACGAACGTCATGGCGCGGTTCACGATGCGGTACGCCGCCCGCTGCGTGGCGTTCCTGCGCGAGTTCGCACCCGACTCCTACGCCCGGCTCGTCAGGCGCACCGGCCTCACCGACGACGAGCCGCTGGGGTGGCATCGGGCGTGCGACGCGATGTACCTGCCCTACGACGAAGACCTCGGCATCCATCCACAGGACGCCAGCTTCCTCGACAAGGAGCGGTGGGACTTCAGCGAGACGCCGTCCGACAAGTACCCGCTGCTCCTCCACTACCACCCGCTGGTCATCTACCGATTCCAGGTACTCAAGCAGGCCGACGTGGTCTTGGCGATGTTCCTCCGACGCGAGGTCTTCACCGACGATCAGAAGCGTCGCAACTTCGACTACTACGACCCGCTCACGACCGGCGACTCGTCGCTGTCCGCATGTGTCCAGTCGATCGCCGCTGCCGACATCGGCTACGACGACCTGGCCTGGAAGTACTTCGAGCAGTCGTTGTACCTCGACCTGTCCGACGCACACCAGAACACCTCCGACGGCATGCACATCGCGAACGCCGGTGGCGTCTGGGCAGCGCTCGTGCACGGCTTCGGCGGGATGGACGACAACGGCGAGGTGCTGACGGTTCGGCCGCGCCTGCCCGAGGCGTGGCAGGCGTTGACGTACCACCTGCACCGCCACGGCAGCGACATCACCGTGCGCGTCGACGCCGACGGCGCCACGATCGAGGTCACCACCGGCAACCCCGTCCCGGTCCGCTCCGGCGACGACATCGTGCTCGTCGAGCCCGGCTCGTCGACCCGCGTCCCACCCGCCTGA
- a CDS encoding LLM class flavin-dependent oxidoreductase: protein MQYGFVIPWADAREVGELAAVAEEYGWDGVFVWEPVWGVDAWVSLALAAVRTGRIRLGTMLTPPSRRKPWELASQTATVDRLSGGRLTLSVGLGAPESGFTSFGEEADKRTRAELMDECLDIVAGLWGGQPFEYHGKHYDVSPTDFPTIGHVAQDPRPPVWCVGAIGYEKSMARALRWDGLIPQVIDENGARQANLEELQSIAGDLPDGYDVIVEGAQAEHSPAAWADAGATWWIESQWDAVGQAEPALATVDRLRDGPPSA from the coding sequence ATGCAGTACGGGTTCGTCATCCCGTGGGCCGATGCCCGTGAGGTCGGCGAACTGGCCGCGGTCGCCGAAGAGTACGGCTGGGACGGCGTCTTCGTCTGGGAGCCGGTCTGGGGTGTCGACGCCTGGGTCAGCCTGGCGCTGGCCGCCGTGCGCACGGGCCGGATCCGGCTCGGCACGATGCTCACCCCGCCCTCGCGCCGCAAGCCGTGGGAGCTGGCGAGCCAGACGGCCACCGTCGACCGGTTGAGCGGCGGCCGGCTGACACTGTCGGTCGGTCTCGGCGCGCCGGAGAGCGGCTTCACCTCGTTCGGCGAAGAAGCCGACAAGCGCACCCGCGCCGAGTTGATGGACGAGTGCCTCGACATCGTCGCCGGGCTGTGGGGCGGCCAACCGTTCGAGTACCACGGCAAGCACTACGACGTGTCTCCCACCGATTTCCCCACCATCGGCCACGTCGCGCAAGACCCGCGACCTCCCGTCTGGTGCGTCGGGGCGATCGGCTACGAGAAGTCGATGGCGCGAGCGCTGCGGTGGGACGGCCTCATCCCGCAGGTGATCGACGAGAACGGTGCCCGCCAGGCCAACCTCGAAGAGCTCCAGTCGATCGCGGGCGATCTGCCCGACGGCTACGACGTGATCGTGGAGGGCGCCCAGGCCGAACACTCCCCTGCCGCGTGGGCCGACGCCGGCGCCACCTGGTGGATCGAGTCGCAGTGGGACGCCGTCGGTCAGGCCGAACCGGCCCTCGCAACCGTCGACCGGTTGCGCGACGGCCCTCCCTCCGCCTGA
- a CDS encoding acyl-CoA synthetase, whose product MTDSGWNLANVFETIADQIPDALAQHQGDRTFTWAEFDRRADGFARALLDAGFGEQDKVAQYLYNSPEYIESLFGCFKAGMATVNTNYRYAADELVYLWDNADVVAVVFHGEFVGHIDEIRDRLPDIRLWLWVDDGSGACPDWATPYEQAATSNPGRTEGPWGRSGDHLFLLYTGGTTGMPKGVMWRQDDMFGALDSNNRKRMPPEQDLEAVAGRVTKPGPKGMPGAPLMHGTGLFNAISTLMVGGSVTCMEGRRFDPTELLDTVEEHRINSISIVGDAFAKPILKALDAEPDRWDISSLRVIVSSGVIWSKETKDGLLRHNDRLIMVDSLGSSEAIGMATNTTRSGEGDGTAKFELGASTRVVTEDGRDVVPGSGEIGRVAMRGNTPIGYYKDPEKSAATFQIIDGVRYSIPGDWAEVLADGTVKLLGRGSQCINTGGEKVYPEEVEECLKLHPTVHDAAVVGVPDERFGEAINALVEPNPGETIDPDALIEHVKSHLARYKAPKAVYEIASIGRAVNGKLDYKALKAIAESNLDA is encoded by the coding sequence GTGACCGACAGCGGCTGGAACCTCGCGAACGTCTTCGAGACGATCGCCGATCAGATCCCCGACGCCCTCGCCCAACACCAGGGCGACCGGACGTTCACCTGGGCCGAGTTCGACCGCCGCGCCGACGGCTTCGCCCGCGCCCTGCTCGACGCCGGGTTCGGCGAGCAGGACAAGGTTGCTCAGTACCTCTACAACTCGCCCGAGTACATCGAGAGCCTCTTCGGCTGCTTCAAGGCCGGGATGGCCACGGTCAACACCAACTACCGCTACGCCGCCGACGAACTCGTCTACCTCTGGGACAACGCCGACGTCGTCGCCGTCGTGTTCCACGGCGAGTTCGTGGGTCACATCGACGAGATCCGCGATCGCCTCCCCGACATCCGGCTGTGGCTCTGGGTCGACGACGGCAGCGGCGCGTGCCCCGATTGGGCGACCCCGTACGAGCAGGCGGCGACGTCGAACCCCGGCCGCACCGAAGGACCGTGGGGGCGCTCCGGCGACCATCTCTTCCTCCTCTACACCGGCGGCACGACCGGCATGCCGAAGGGCGTGATGTGGCGCCAGGACGACATGTTCGGCGCGCTCGACTCGAACAACCGCAAACGGATGCCGCCCGAACAAGACCTCGAGGCGGTCGCCGGTCGCGTCACGAAGCCCGGCCCGAAGGGCATGCCCGGCGCCCCGCTCATGCACGGCACCGGGCTGTTCAACGCGATCTCCACGCTGATGGTCGGCGGGTCCGTCACCTGCATGGAGGGTCGCCGCTTCGATCCGACCGAGCTGCTCGACACCGTCGAAGAGCACCGCATCAACTCGATCTCGATCGTCGGCGACGCGTTCGCCAAGCCGATCCTGAAGGCGCTCGATGCCGAACCCGACCGCTGGGACATCTCCTCGCTGCGGGTCATCGTCTCGTCCGGGGTGATCTGGTCGAAAGAGACCAAGGACGGACTGCTCCGTCACAACGACCGGCTCATCATGGTCGACTCCCTCGGGTCGAGCGAAGCGATCGGCATGGCCACCAACACCACCCGCTCCGGGGAGGGCGACGGCACCGCCAAGTTCGAGCTCGGCGCTTCGACCCGGGTCGTCACCGAGGACGGACGCGACGTCGTCCCCGGTTCGGGCGAGATCGGTCGGGTCGCGATGCGCGGCAACACGCCGATCGGCTACTACAAGGACCCCGAGAAGTCGGCCGCCACGTTCCAGATCATCGACGGCGTCCGTTACTCGATCCCGGGCGACTGGGCCGAGGTCCTGGCCGACGGCACGGTCAAACTGCTCGGACGCGGCAGCCAGTGCATCAACACCGGCGGCGAGAAGGTCTACCCCGAAGAGGTCGAGGAGTGCCTGAAGCTGCATCCGACGGTGCACGACGCCGCCGTCGTCGGGGTGCCCGACGAACGCTTCGGCGAGGCGATCAACGCGCTGGTCGAACCGAACCCGGGCGAGACGATCGACCCCGACGCACTGATCGAACACGTGAAGTCGCACCTCGCCCGATACAAGGCACCGAAAGCCGTGTACGAGATCGCATCGATCGGCCGGGCGGTCAACGGCAAGCTCGACTACAAGGCGCTGAAGGCGATCGCCGAGTCGAACCTCGACGCCTGA
- a CDS encoding SDR family oxidoreductase, giving the protein MTEALGFDGKVAIITGAGGGLGREHALMMASRGALVVVNDLGGAVDGTGSDKGAAERVVDEIKEAGGEAVADTNSVATPEGGAAIVQTAIDAFGRIDIVVNNAGILRDKSFHNMTPDLWAPVVDVHLNGAYHVTAAAWPHMREQSYGRIVSTASGAGIFGNFGQANYGAAKMALVGFTNVLAIEGASKNIKANVIAPVAKTRMTEDLLGPLGEKVAPQYVSPIVTYLAHESCEPTGRIFSVAGGRVAEIFIGEGPGFTDPDLSPESIASNFDQVTNRDTYDVPNQMGEEIGLYLKHLS; this is encoded by the coding sequence ATGACTGAAGCTCTGGGTTTCGACGGCAAGGTGGCGATCATCACGGGCGCAGGCGGTGGCCTGGGCCGTGAGCACGCCCTGATGATGGCGTCGCGCGGCGCACTCGTCGTGGTGAACGATCTCGGCGGTGCCGTCGACGGCACCGGCAGCGACAAGGGCGCCGCCGAACGCGTCGTCGACGAGATCAAGGAAGCCGGCGGCGAGGCCGTTGCCGACACCAACTCGGTCGCCACCCCCGAAGGCGGCGCAGCGATCGTGCAGACCGCCATCGACGCCTTCGGACGCATCGACATCGTCGTGAACAACGCCGGCATCCTGCGCGACAAGTCGTTCCACAACATGACCCCCGACCTGTGGGCCCCCGTCGTCGACGTCCACCTCAACGGCGCCTACCACGTCACCGCTGCCGCCTGGCCGCACATGCGCGAGCAGAGCTATGGCCGCATCGTGTCGACGGCGTCCGGCGCCGGCATCTTCGGCAACTTCGGCCAGGCCAACTACGGCGCCGCCAAGATGGCGCTCGTCGGGTTCACGAACGTGCTCGCGATCGAGGGCGCCTCGAAGAACATCAAGGCCAACGTCATCGCCCCGGTCGCGAAGACCCGCATGACCGAAGATCTGCTCGGACCCCTGGGCGAGAAGGTCGCCCCCCAGTACGTCAGCCCGATCGTCACCTACCTGGCGCATGAGAGCTGCGAGCCGACCGGGCGCATCTTCTCGGTCGCCGGCGGCCGTGTCGCCGAGATCTTCATCGGTGAGGGTCCCGGCTTCACCGACCCCGACCTGTCGCCCGAGTCGATCGCCTCCAACTTCGACCAGGTCACCAACCGCGATACGTACGACGTGCCGAACCAGATGGGCGAGGAGATCGGCCTGTACCTGAAGCACCTGAGCTGA
- a CDS encoding HAD family hydrolase, with amino-acid sequence MTLSINWTRAGAVLFDLDGVVTPTARIHERAWADLFADYDFTPDDYLASVDGRPRYDGVQTFLRSRGVELPWGDPSDPPGDTTVCAMGNRKNDSFNAVLERDGIAPYPGTMVVIDALDAAGVPSAIVSSSRNARAVLAAAEITDRFVTVVDGTTAAEEHLAGKPDPAMFLAAAAHVDVDPARCIVVEDATSGVAAGAAGGFSLVIGIDRGGNRESLLAAGADLVVDDLDETIVSNRP; translated from the coding sequence ATGACCCTCTCGATCAACTGGACTCGAGCCGGCGCCGTGTTGTTCGATCTGGACGGCGTCGTGACGCCGACGGCACGGATCCACGAACGCGCCTGGGCCGACCTCTTCGCCGACTACGACTTCACGCCCGACGACTACCTCGCGTCCGTCGACGGACGACCCCGCTACGACGGCGTGCAGACCTTTCTGCGCTCACGGGGCGTCGAACTCCCGTGGGGCGACCCGAGCGACCCGCCGGGCGACACCACCGTGTGCGCCATGGGCAACCGCAAGAACGACAGCTTCAACGCGGTGCTCGAACGCGACGGCATCGCGCCCTACCCCGGCACGATGGTCGTGATCGACGCCTTGGACGCGGCCGGTGTGCCGAGCGCGATCGTGTCGTCGTCGCGGAACGCCCGCGCGGTCCTCGCCGCGGCCGAGATCACCGACCGGTTCGTCACCGTCGTCGACGGCACGACGGCGGCCGAGGAGCACCTCGCCGGCAAGCCCGACCCGGCGATGTTCCTCGCTGCAGCGGCGCACGTCGACGTCGACCCGGCCCGCTGCATCGTGGTCGAGGACGCCACGTCGGGGGTCGCTGCCGGCGCCGCCGGCGGCTTCTCACTCGTCATCGGCATCGATCGCGGCGGCAATCGCGAGTCGCTCCTCGCCGCCGGCGCCGACCTCGTCGTCGACGACCTCGACGAGACGATCGTCTCCAACCGCCCATGA